In a genomic window of Glycine max cultivar Williams 82 chromosome 13, Glycine_max_v4.0, whole genome shotgun sequence:
- the LOC100803490 gene encoding protein TOO MANY MOUTHS translates to MSPCLHLLLQVLCCTLILPHAVVTAFTVIMSDSGVPSTLVDGPQTGFSMNQDGSRTDKREQEAVYDIMRATGNAWATDIPDVCRGRWHGIECMPDKDDVFHVVSLSFGALSDDTAFPTCDPTRSFISASIANLPHLKTLFFYRCFSYNPQPIPSFLGLLGPSLQTLVLRENGHVGPIPVELGNLTRLRVLDLHKNNLNGSIPISLGRITGLRSLDLSGNKITGSIPGFAFPSLNVLDLSQNLLMGSIPSTFWDCYSLIKLDFSRNRLVGPLPEKPMGLKDLMLLDLSYNRIQGPFPGSLKSLSSLQALILKGNPMGSTSIPDDGFDGMKALMILVLSNMNWHGPVPESLGKLRNLRVLHLDGNHFNGSIPKSFRDLRSLSELRLNDNGLIGSVPFDREMVWRMKRKLRLNNNSGLCYDASSGLGDSMDSTFDLGISLCDTSNPGSVRTVQHLSATQKLMPVTSDAVEALTSWSLGLTTFVLFFYNFVVSCKYSYQ, encoded by the coding sequence ATGAGTCCGTGTCTTCATCTACTCCTACAAGTACTATGTTGTACGTTGATTTTGCCGCATGCAGTAGTAACGGCGTTCACGGTGATCATGTCCGATTCCGGCGTGCCGTCCACCCTAGTTGACGGTCCACAAACGGGATTTTCCATGAACCAAGACGGTTCCCGAACCGACAAGCGAGAGCAAGAAGCAGTGTACGACATCATGCGAGCCACCGGAAACGCTTGGGCCACCGACATCCCCGACGTGTGCCGCGGCCGCTGGCACGGCATCGAGTGCATGCCCGACAAGGACGACGTTTTCCACGTCGTTTCCCTCTCATTCGGAGCACTCTCCGATGATACCGCTTTTCCGACATGCGACCCAACCCGCTCCTTCATCTCAGCCTCCATCGCCAACCTCCCTCACCTCAAGACCTTGTTCTTTTACCGTTGTTTCAGTTACAACCCTCAGCCCATCCCATCCTTCTTGGGCCTATTGGGCCCGTCCTTGCAAACCTTGGTCCTCAGAGAAAACGGCCACGTTGGGCCCATTCCTGTTGAATTGGGCAACCTCACCCGTTTGAGGGTACTTGATCTTCACAAAAACAACCTCAACGGCTCCATACCCATCTCCTTGGGCCGTATCACTGGTTTAAGGTCTTTGGATTTAAGCGGCAACAAAATAACCGGTTCCATACCCGGTTTTGCCTTCCCCTCTTTGAACGTATTGGACCTTAGCCAGAACCTTCTCATGGGCTCAATTCCTTCTACCTTTTGGGACTGCTACTCTCTCATCAAATTGGATTTCAGTCGCAACCGGCTCGTGGGCCCATTGCCGGAGAAGCCCATGGGCCTGAAGGATCTCATGCTTTTGGATTTAAGCTACAATCGTATCCAAGGCCCATTTCCGGGATCACTCAAGAGCCTGAGTTCTCTTCAGGCCTTGATCCTCAAAGGAAACCCAATGGGCTCGACGAGCATACCCGATGATGGGTTCGATGGTATGAAGGCCCTAATGATCCTTGTTTTGTCTAATATGAATTGGCATGGGCCGGTCCCAGAATCACTAGGCAAGTTGCGAAACCTTCGGGTGCTTCATCTGGATGGCAACCACTTCAATGGGTCAATTCCGAAGAGTTTTCGAGATTTGAGAAGCCTTAGTGAATTGAGGCTGAATGATAATGGGCTTATTGGGTCGGTCCCATTTGACAGAGAAATGGTATGGAGGATGAAAAGGAAGCTAAGGTTGAATAATAATTCAGGGCTTTGCTATGATGCAAGTAGTGGTTTAGGGGATAGCATGGATTCCACATTTGATTTAGGTATCAGTTTGTGTGACACTTCGAATCCAGGGTCGGTTAGGACAGTGCAACATCTTTCGGCTACCCAAAAGTTAATGCCCGTCACATCAGATGCTGTGGAAGCACTTACTTCATGGTCACTGGGACTAACTACTTTTGTActgtttttctataattttgttGTCAGTTGTAAATATTCATATCAATAG